The sequence GCTGAGCATCGTGGACGTGCGGCTGCGCCAGACGAACCTGCCGGAGCAGAACTTTGACGCGACCCTGCAGCGGATGATCGCCGAGCGGGACCGCGAGGCAACGGACGAGCGTGCCCGTGGTCAGGAAGCGGCCCAGCGGATCAGGGCGCTGGCTGACCGTACGTACGAGGAAATCCTGTCGGAGGCCCGGCGTGACGCGCGCATCATCGAAGGTGAGGCGGACGCCGAGCGCAACAGGATCTTCGCGCAGTCCTACGGCCGGGATCAGGAATTCTTTGAATTCTACCGGTCGCTGACGGCCTACGAGGAAGCGCTGAAGGGGCAGAACTCGACGATGGTGATGTCCCCGGATTCGGAGTTCTTCAACTACCTCCGGTCGGATCAGGGCAGCCGGTCTGTCGAGGGCGAGTTCAACGCCAGTGGCGCGCCCGCGCGTTCCGCGAACAACGCTCCCGCAACCCCCGCGGCATCCCAGCCCGCAGCACCGGCGCCCGAGGCGCAGGAGCCTGCCGCGGATGAAACCGCTGACGAGGCACCGGCACCCGCCGCCGAGCCTGCCGCTGAGCAACCCGCGGCGGATGCGCCGACGCAATGACGCTCCTGCTGCTCGCGCTCGGGCTGGTGATGATCCTTGAGGGGCTGGTGTACGCACTGGCCCCTTCGCTTTTGGAGCGGATGCTGGAACTGCTGCGCACCATGCCCGAACAGGCGATCCGGCAGATCGGTGCGCTGGTCGTCGTGGGCGGCCTTGTGCTCGTATGGCTCGCGTTCCAGATCGGGGTCTGACGGTGGCTGACGCCCGCTCTCGTTTCCGTCACCGGCTGTTGAAAAGCCCGTGATGTGCCACATCTTTGATGTTGCGGTGCATCTGTACACCATGCACTCTGTCGGCAAGATGCTTCGGGCAGCTTGCCCCATCGGACAAAGCAGGAGACAACCCCATGCAGTCACGCACACAAGTGCGCGCCGTTCCCTTTCACGAAAGCCGGATGTTCAAGGGCCTGATGCTGAGCCTGCTGGCCTTCGTGCTGATGGTGGCGCAATCCATCGCGGTTCTGGCCAAGCCGGAAAGCCTGGCGCCGCTGGCGGAGCAGATCAGCCCCTCGGTCGTCAACATCACCACCTCCACCGTGGTCGAAGGGCGTACCGGCCCGCAGGGCATCGTGCCCGAGGGCTCCCCCTTCGAGGATTTCTTCCGTGAGTTCCGCGACCGCAACAACGGGGGCGAAGGTCAGCGGCCCCGCCGGTCGTCCGCGCTCGGGTCCGGCTTCGTCATCTCCGAAGACGGCTACGTGGTCACCAACAACCACGTGATCGACGGGGCCGACGAGATCACGGTCGAATTTTTCTCGGGCAAGGAATTGACCGCCAAGGTGATCGGCACCGACCCCAACACGGACATCGCCCTGTTGAAGGTCGAAGCGGACAATCCGTTGCCCTATGTCAGCTTCGGCGACAGCAACGAGGCCCGGGTCGGCGACTGGGTGATCGCCATGGGTAACCCGCTGGGGCAGGGGTTCTCGGTAAGTGCGGGGATCGTATCGGCCCGCAACCGCGCCCTGTCGGGCACCTACGATGACTACATCCAGACCGACGCGGCCATCAACCGCGGGAATTCGGGTGGACCGCTGTTCAACATGGACGGCCAGGTGATCGGCGTGAACACGGCGATCCTGTCTCCCAACGGCGGTTCCATCGGGATCGGGTTCTCCATGGCGTCCAACGTCGTGACCCGCGTGGTCGACCAGCTGAAAGAGTACGGCGAGACGCGGCGCGGCTGGCTGGGCGTCCGCATCCAGGACGTGACGGAGGACATCGCCGAGGGCCTGGGCCTCGCGTCCGCGACCGGCGCGCTGATCACCGATGTGCCGGACGGTCCCGCCAAGGAAGCGGGCCTGCTGACCGGTGACGTCATCATGTCCTTCGACGGGGTCGAGGTGGCCGATACCCGCGCCCTCGTGCGTCAGGTGGGCAATTCCCCCGTGGGAGCGAGCGTTCGCGTCACGGTGATGCGCGAAGGCAAGAGCCAGACCGTCAAGGTCGTGCTTGGCCGTCGCGAGGACGCGGACAGCGAGGCCGTGACCGGCGCCGAGGAAGAAGAACTCGAGGAAGCGCCGGTTCAGCAGTCCATGCTGGGGCTGACGCTGACCCCGCTGACCGACGAGATCCGCGAGGAACTGGGTGCCGATGCCGGTACCATGGGTCTTGCGGTCACCGAGGTCGATGAAGCGTCGGAGGCGTTCGAGAAAGGGCTGCGCGTGGGTGACATCATCACCGAGGCAGGCCAGCAGAAGGTGACGTCCATCGCGGACCTCGAGGAACGTGTCGCCGCGGCAAGGGACGCGGGGCGCAAGTCGCTTCTGCTGCTGGTCCGCCGGGCGGGCGACCCCCGCTTCGTGGCGCTGTCGCTCGAAGGCTAGGCAGACCGCTGGCGCAGGACAGGAAAGGGCACCCCGGCGGTGCCCTTTTTCATTTTCGCGCTTCGCGGTCGGCGGCGGGCGGATCAGCCCGTATCGCGCTCGACCGCGATCAGCCCGAGGCTCCGCGCGGCCTCAAGCGACAGGACGCCGCTGTCGGGCCCGCTCTCCTGCTGATACCGCTGGACCGCAGCGCGGGTGGCATCGTCCATCTTGCCGGTAATCGCACCGTCAAACAGGCCACGTGCCGACAGGGCGCGCTGCAGCGATGACACGAATTCGGCGGTCAGCACCTCGGGACAGGGGGTCTCGAACCAGTTGTCGCGGCGGGGCACCACCATTTCCTGATGCGTTTCCGACCGGTAGACCGGCAGCTTGGCGACGCTCCCGTCCGGATTGACCTTTGCCGGCTCGACCTGGACCTGTTCGGTCACCGTCTCGAAGACCGCCGGGCTCACCGTCCGTCCCCAGCAGCTGCCGGGGGCCGCGCCTGCGGGGCCGTTGCGTGTCGCCTCGAGCACGCCGGGATCGGGGGGCGCGTCCGCGGCGGGGGCCACCCCGTCGCAGGATGCAAGAAGCGCGCAGAACAACGCGCCGAGACAGGGGCGCAATACGCGCGCCGGGGGGATAATCGCCTGTGACATGGCCCAATACCTGTGGGTCTGGTGTTTTGCCGCGACCCTAGCCGGTTTTCCCGACCTTGCCTAGCGCAGCGCCGAGAAATGGGGGTGGCAGACGACCATCCACGCCGCTAGAACATGCGGAAAGCAGATGAGGGAAGGGACCCATAATGGCCAAGATTACTTACGTGGAGCATGGTGGCAAAGAGCACGTCGTCGAGGTCGCCAACGGCATGACCGTGATGGAGGGCGCACGTGACAACAACATTCCCGGGATCGAGGCCGACTGCGGCGGCGCCTGCGCCTGTTCGACCTGCCATGTCTACGTCGATCCCGCCTGGGTCGACAAGCTGCCGGCGAGGGACGACATGGAAGAAGACATGCTCGACTTTGCCTACGAGCCCGACGCGGAGCGGTCGCGGCTGACCTGTCAGCTCAAGGTGACCGACGCGCTGGATGGCCTGCGGGTCCAGATGCCCGAAAAGCAGATCTGAATGCCTCGGCCGCCGCGTCGGCCCTGGCCATTCGGTCGCGGGGTTGCCTGTGGCGCCCTGATGCTCGCCGCGCTGGGGGCGGGCCGGGCGGTCGCGGATATCGAAGCCGCGCGCTACGACATGCCGACCGAGGTGTACGGCCACGGCGTTCTGCCCGGCGGGGAATACGCCGGGCTGGAGGTCCGGCTGACCGGGGGGCGTGTCATCGGCGTCGGCACGTTCGAGGCTGTCTACGAAGATACGGCGCCCCGCCTCGTGGATCTCGACGGCGACGGCGAGAACGAGCTTATCACCGTGATCTCGTATTTCGAAGAGGGGTCAGCGGTGCGCATCTTCGACGAGGTGCCAAGCGAGGGCCACCCGCGCGGAACGACCATCGCCGTCGTGGCGGAGACACCGCCCATCGGCACCCGGCATCGGTGGCTCGGTATCGTGGGGGCCGCCGATCTGGACGGCGACGGCCAAGTGGAGATCGCCTATGTCGACCGGCCGCACCTTGCGCGGGTGCTGCGGATCTGGCGCTACCGGGATGGCACGCTGGAAGAGGTGGCCCGCCTGCCGGGCGTGACCAACCACCGGATCGGCATGGCCGACATCTCGGGTGGCATCCGGCGATGCGGCGGGCGGCCCGAGATAATCATGGCGGACGCGGCGTGGCGTCGGATCGTTGCGGTGCGGCTTCAGGCGGGCGCGCTCACGGCGCGCGACGCCGGACCCTACCGGGGCAATGGCAGCATCGACGCTGCAATGGCCTGCTGATGCGCCTGTGTCGTGCGCTGATGCCCCTTGTCCTGCTGCTTTGCGGCCCCGTTTCGGCGCAGACGCAGCTTTCGCCGGAAGAATTCATGGACCACGCGGCAGGTCGTACCCTGACCTTCGAAAGCCTCGGGACGGGGCGGCTCGTCGGGATCGAGGAATTCCTGTCGCGCCAACGCACCGTCTGGGCGCGCAGCGACGGAAGCTGCACCTATGGCGAGGTCACCCTGACCGACAGCCAGGTCTGTTTCCGCTACGAGGACCAGTGGGGCGTGAACCACTGCTGGACACCCTACGAAGTCGACGGGACCATCATCGTCGTATCGCCGGGTGGCTCCCGCCAGCGGGTCAGTCGGATCACCGATCAGCCGGTGGCCTGCTATGACCCGCCGATGTCGTGAGCGGCGGCGCCGTCAGTCAAAACCGCGCCAGCATTTGCCTTCGTAGATCTCGTAATCCGCGGCAAACAGCTCTCGTATCCTTCCGCGCTGGGCCGGTGTCGGGGTGAAGCCGTTGTCGCGTGACCTGTTCACATGGGCGGCCTGGTCCGGCGGGATCGGCGCGCGGTCAAATGCGACGCGCACCATGTTGAGGGCGGGCAGCAGGTCTTCGAGCCGAAAGATCATGTCGAGCAGCGGCTTGCCCGCGTCATCGCAGATGTCGTCCGACATCGCGGCCACATGGGTCTGGAAATGCAGCCCGT is a genomic window of Sulfitobacter alexandrii containing:
- the hflC gene encoding protease modulator HflC, with protein sequence MRKIGFLIPVVVIALVALLSSIFVVDERENALVLRFGQIKQVRTEPGLGFKLPLLDEVVRFEDRILTLETELIEITPADDRRLLVDALVLYRIADVVQFRQAIGVGGQRQAENDLSGIMESQIRAVLGSQGVTSNTILSPERAGLMDQIRENADQRASVLGLSIVDVRLRQTNLPEQNFDATLQRMIAERDREATDERARGQEAAQRIRALADRTYEEILSEARRDARIIEGEADAERNRIFAQSYGRDQEFFEFYRSLTAYEEALKGQNSTMVMSPDSEFFNYLRSDQGSRSVEGEFNASGAPARSANNAPATPAASQPAAPAPEAQEPAADETADEAPAPAAEPAAEQPAADAPTQ
- a CDS encoding DUF2065 family protein, whose protein sequence is MTLLLLALGLVMILEGLVYALAPSLLERMLELLRTMPEQAIRQIGALVVVGGLVLVWLAFQIGV
- a CDS encoding DegQ family serine endoprotease, whose amino-acid sequence is MLSLLAFVLMVAQSIAVLAKPESLAPLAEQISPSVVNITTSTVVEGRTGPQGIVPEGSPFEDFFREFRDRNNGGEGQRPRRSSALGSGFVISEDGYVVTNNHVIDGADEITVEFFSGKELTAKVIGTDPNTDIALLKVEADNPLPYVSFGDSNEARVGDWVIAMGNPLGQGFSVSAGIVSARNRALSGTYDDYIQTDAAINRGNSGGPLFNMDGQVIGVNTAILSPNGGSIGIGFSMASNVVTRVVDQLKEYGETRRGWLGVRIQDVTEDIAEGLGLASATGALITDVPDGPAKEAGLLTGDVIMSFDGVEVADTRALVRQVGNSPVGASVRVTVMREGKSQTVKVVLGRREDADSEAVTGAEEEELEEAPVQQSMLGLTLTPLTDEIREELGADAGTMGLAVTEVDEASEAFEKGLRVGDIITEAGQQKVTSIADLEERVAAARDAGRKSLLLLVRRAGDPRFVALSLEG
- a CDS encoding peptidoglycan-binding domain-containing protein; protein product: MSQAIIPPARVLRPCLGALFCALLASCDGVAPAADAPPDPGVLEATRNGPAGAAPGSCWGRTVSPAVFETVTEQVQVEPAKVNPDGSVAKLPVYRSETHQEMVVPRRDNWFETPCPEVLTAEFVSSLQRALSARGLFDGAITGKMDDATRAAVQRYQQESGPDSGVLSLEAARSLGLIAVERDTG
- a CDS encoding 2Fe-2S iron-sulfur cluster-binding protein, yielding MAKITYVEHGGKEHVVEVANGMTVMEGARDNNIPGIEADCGGACACSTCHVYVDPAWVDKLPARDDMEEDMLDFAYEPDAERSRLTCQLKVTDALDGLRVQMPEKQI